From the genome of Lineus longissimus chromosome 8, tnLinLong1.2, whole genome shotgun sequence, one region includes:
- the LOC135492545 gene encoding antistasin-like isoform X1: MKVLILLALVVVAAHASSYQPKGCNDVMCMMFCEKGFSRDANGCLECKCNANFDHCANAPLCRMGCKNGFKRGLDGCFDCKCNANLDHCKNRAMCRMYCEKGFLKGMDGCDICKCA; the protein is encoded by the exons ATGAAGGTCCTGATCTTGTTGGCTCTCGTTGTTGTCGCTGCTCATG CAAGCAGTTATCAGCCAAAAGGATGCAATGACGTCATGTGCATGATGTTCTGTGAAAAGGGCTTTTCCAGGGATGCGAATGGATGTCTCGAGTGCAAATGCAACGCAAATTTCGACC attgCGCTAATGCCCCTTTGTGCAGGATGGGCTGTAAGAATGGGTTCAAAAGAGGACTCGACGGCTGCTTTGACTGCAAATGCAACGCCAACCTCGATC attgtAAGAACAGAGCCATGTGCAGGATGTATTGCGAGAAGGGTTTCTTGAAGGGAATGGATGGCTGCGACATCTGTAAATGTGCATAG